Proteins encoded in a region of the Novipirellula caenicola genome:
- a CDS encoding serine/threonine-protein kinase, with product MAAILADLADGVCRGEVVDFAAVCHQHPQYADELRRLWGAVLVTDTAGVAHEQRPAANHGTANGPNLNADGSSGRWRSLQLPTEIGDYELIEEIGRGGMGVVFRARQISLDREVAVKMILRGRLASDTDMQRFLAEASATAKLDHPSIVPVYEVGDVDGRPFFSMKYIDGITLAERVADGPMPQREAAQLVATVARAIQFAHDAGVLHRDIKPSNILLPRDGVPMITDFGLAKQAESQVDLTRSGMLVGTPAYMSPEQAGNRRDMVGPSSDVYSLGCVLYFALTGRSPFVAESPMQLVMLVIEQDPSPPRALRPSLDRDLEMIVVRCLQKPIDLRYESAAALAKDLEAYLADEPVAARSGRFSQVVARVFRETHHAAVLENWGLLWMWHSLVLLVACLLTWQLDYHGIRNRMAYVAVWTVGLGAWAAVFWRMRQRMGPVTFVERQVAHVWGASMMAISLMFPLEWWLELPVLTLSPMLGIVTAMVFLIKASMLTGAFYFQTAALLFSSVLMAMHPPWAHVIFGIVAGGCFFVPGYQYARRRRRQAPNFTRV from the coding sequence GCCGCGGAGAAGTTGTCGACTTTGCCGCAGTTTGTCACCAGCATCCTCAATACGCCGATGAACTGCGGCGACTGTGGGGCGCGGTCCTTGTCACCGACACCGCAGGCGTGGCCCATGAGCAGCGTCCGGCCGCGAATCACGGGACCGCAAACGGCCCCAACTTAAACGCAGACGGGTCGTCGGGACGTTGGCGAAGCCTGCAGTTGCCAACCGAGATCGGTGACTATGAATTGATCGAAGAGATCGGCCGAGGCGGGATGGGCGTGGTGTTCCGCGCTCGACAAATCAGTCTCGATCGCGAAGTCGCGGTCAAGATGATCTTGCGAGGACGCTTGGCCAGCGACACCGACATGCAGCGTTTTTTGGCCGAAGCGTCCGCGACAGCGAAATTGGACCACCCCAGTATCGTGCCAGTGTACGAAGTCGGTGACGTCGATGGTCGCCCGTTCTTTAGCATGAAGTACATCGACGGCATCACGCTGGCCGAGCGGGTTGCTGATGGCCCGATGCCCCAACGAGAAGCCGCTCAGTTGGTGGCCACCGTCGCTCGCGCGATCCAGTTTGCTCATGACGCCGGTGTACTACATCGAGACATCAAGCCAAGCAATATCCTGTTGCCTCGCGATGGGGTGCCGATGATCACCGATTTTGGATTGGCCAAACAAGCGGAATCGCAAGTCGATTTGACTCGCAGCGGGATGTTGGTCGGCACACCCGCCTACATGTCGCCTGAACAAGCGGGGAATCGCCGCGACATGGTCGGACCATCGAGCGATGTATATAGCCTTGGCTGCGTCCTCTATTTTGCGTTGACGGGACGGTCGCCGTTTGTGGCCGAGTCACCGATGCAATTGGTGATGTTGGTGATCGAACAAGACCCCAGTCCGCCGCGAGCGCTGCGTCCGAGTCTGGATCGCGACTTGGAAATGATTGTCGTTCGCTGTCTGCAAAAGCCGATCGATTTGCGATACGAGTCGGCCGCCGCGTTGGCCAAGGATCTGGAAGCCTACCTTGCTGACGAACCAGTCGCTGCCCGGAGTGGCCGATTTAGCCAAGTGGTCGCGAGGGTATTCCGCGAGACTCATCACGCCGCTGTCCTGGAGAATTGGGGACTGTTGTGGATGTGGCATTCGTTGGTGCTGCTGGTTGCCTGTCTGTTGACTTGGCAATTGGATTATCACGGCATCCGCAATCGAATGGCTTATGTCGCCGTCTGGACCGTCGGGCTGGGAGCGTGGGCAGCGGTGTTTTGGCGAATGCGACAGCGGATGGGACCGGTCACCTTCGTCGAGCGGCAGGTCGCTCACGTGTGGGGCGCTAGCATGATGGCAATCTCGCTGATGTTTCCGCTGGAATGGTGGCTTGAATTGCCGGTGCTCACCCTTTCGCCGATGCTAGGCATTGTTACCGCGATGGTTTTTCTAATCAAAGCGAGCATGTTAACTGGCGCGTTTTATTTCCAGACTGCGGCATTGTTATTTTCGTCGGTCTTGATGGCGATGCATCCTCCATGGGCCCATGTAATTTTTGGGATCGTTGCCGGCGGCTGTTTTTTTGTTCCCGGCTACCAATACGCCCGCCGCCGACGTCGGCAAGCCCCAAACTTCACACGGGTTTAA